AGCGTCAAGCAGCTTGAAGCCTAGGTCTGCTGGATCCTGATCCTCCACTCCTAACCCTGGGACCTGAAAGAGTTACAAGGCATGGAGAGGATCTGTCACAGATAGGTCTGCACAGACACCCACCCCTAAGGAAGTCAGAGGAGGAAGCGGCCATGAGGGCAGGAAGGGGTGGTCAGAGagagcttcctggaagaggagacTGGAGCCAGGCCCTAAAAGACCAGCATAGTTTagacaaggagagaaaaatctcaCAGGAGCTCAGATAATCAGGGTGGTAACAAGAATCAGACCTTTTGACTAAGACTCAGCCAGACTTGACTTTGGGTCCTGACTATACCCCGGACCACCTTACATGGCCTTGGGCGAGTCTCTggcctcgatttcctcatctgcacCATGTGGGAAGTTGAACCAGGCCAGCTGTCGTAAGGGGCTAACATGGGCTGAGTGGGGCTGGTGGAGCTGCCGAGAGCAGCCCCCTGAAGGGGGCAGCTTTTCTTTGGCTCCATCCAGTGGTTCTCTTGTGCTGAGCTGGCCAAGGGACAGATACAGGTTGGCTGAGGCTCTGAAGCTTATAAAAATGTTGAGGGCCCGCTTTATGAAAAGCACTACAACATGAGGGACACATTTGATTACAGGGAGGGTGGTGTGACACAAATCTACACATGCTACAAAATTGTAttagaactacacacacacaaatagcgTGTGTACAAGTGGGGCTCTGTATAGTACACAAAGGTCAGTCTCCCGGTTTTGATACTGTGCTTTGATTATGCAAGATGAGCCACTGGGAAAAACTAGGTGAGGGGCGCATGGCACCTCGTCCTTTTTATTTGTCTGCATATTCCTGTTACAGCGTAAAAcgctgaaaaaaattataaatataaaattggagAAAAGGTCTTGAAGGGGTTAATGCAAGTTAATGGGACCTGAAACTGAAGTTTCGTGAGCTTTCCAGGGACTCTGTCTATGACCAATCTTCTGATTTTTGTCAAGAAAAACTAAGGACCTAGACTTTTAGGTGAGGTCTGAATTTGTTCATGTTGGGCTCCAAACAAATAGTTTAAAAACATTGTGCAGGCCAAATCGAAGGTATCTGAGGCCACACGCTGACGTGGGCTGACAGTCGTGGCCTCTGATATGCTGAGATCTCACCCAGCTCTGATATCTCCTGAGCTAGCTAGGTCTATCCTCACTGTCACAAAGGCCAAGAGACAGGTGCCATCGCCAAGGGCAGAGGGTAAGTCTGAGGGGAGGCAGGGCTTGAACGAGAATCTCCCTCACCTCTGGCCAGCAAAGAAGCTACTCCCTCCTCCTTACTCCCTACACACTGCTCCCAGGTGGATGGTCCATCTAGGGGAAGGAGTCTCCAGAGACCCAACCCTGGTGGTGTGGTCGCTGGCGGGTCCATCCAGGGtccctcttctctgtctccagCCCCATCACTTCCTGCTCACCTGCTCTCTCCCCAGGAATCCCAGCTATCCCTGGGACACGAGGACCCAAAGGTCAGAAGGGAGAAGCCGGCACACCTGGGTCTCCTGGGAAAAATGGCCCCACAGGAGCTTCTGGGATTCCAGGGATTCCCGGACCCACGGGACCCCCTGGGGAGCCAGGCGAGGAGGGCAGATACAAGCAGAAGCACCAGTCAGTGTTCACAGTCACACGGCAGACAGTCCAGTACCCAGAGCCTGGCAACCTGGTCAAGTTCAACACGGTCATCACCAACCCACAGGGGGATTACAACATGAGCACAGGCAAGTTCACCTGCAAAGTTCCCGGCCTCTACTACTTTGTCCACCACACGTCGCAGACGGCCAACCTGTGCGTGCTGCTGTACCGCAGCGGGGTCAAGGTGACCACCTTCTGTGACCACATGTCCAGCAGCAAGCAGGTCAGCTCAGGCGGTGTGCTACTGCGGCTTCGGGAGAGCGAGCAGGTGTGGCTGGCGGTCAACGACTACAACGGCATGGTGGGTACTGAGGGCTCTGACAGCGTCTTCTCCGGCTTCCTGCTCTTCCCTGACTAGGGGCGCAGGCCAGCGCCAGCCCCAGACCGCCCGACCTCCCTCAGCTTCCCTGCACAAACTTGCTGTGCCGAATCCTCGCTCAGACGATTTTCCCCACCTGATGGACTCCTTCTCCAGAAAGCCCACCCTGATACCCCGTGCCTCATGagttctctcctttctctgagctCCTGCAGGAGTCGCTGCTTTGACTTCTAACCAACACCTCTcgtattgtcatttgttttttataagttttggaagaggcagggagatatataaataaatgatgaaatcaATAGATATGCATGGTTCTGATTCCTCACTGCCAATTCCTAGAAGAAGCAGGTCTCTTCATCTTTAGCCTAGCACCTGCCACAGCTGTCTGTGGGCTCTAGACTCAGACAGAGCATCTAATTTGGGCTCAGTAAAGGTTGGTGCCAATTTTGAGACACTCAGCACCATTTGACCATTTGGGAGAGAGAGCTCAGTGGTTGGAGGCTATAATCCATTCCCACGGGGCCAGCCGCTGTCACTTGTTTGGGTGAGAGGTACCGCTCACAGGTAAACGGGAGTGTGTTTGATTCCCTGACCTGTGTCGACCTATGTTGCATTTCAGTGTCACAGGAGGAGGTTGGGCTTAGGTAAGCCCAGCACAGACAGAGACCAGATATGCAATGAGTTTGTGCCAAATTAATGAGTAAATTGGGGATGAATGCATGCATAAGTCggtaaatgaatgactaaaagagtaaatgaatgagtgaataaaaaaatagctaacattattgagcacttactatgtaccaggcactatgctaaccCATCCATTGAAGCATTTAATACTCATGACCATGCTCTCAGGTGGGCATTAATGGgtcagagagagaggcagaatcTGTCTCCGGGACATCTATAGACTCTGGCAGCCCCCAGGAGACCATCTAAAACCACTGCTGCCCATAAACTGTCAGGGCTTCCCTGTGAGGTCCCTGATGGTCGGGCCTAGCCGCCACAATTCTGGCTTGAGGGCCAGGAGGCCATCAGCTGCAGCACTTTGGTTGTGGTGACCATGAGAAAGGGTTGACAGTTCAGGATCGAAAAGATAAAAAAGTGTAACTTTCCTGTGCAGACTGAAGGTCCGACCTTGGAGCCCAGTGAGACCCACTCAGGCCTGGAACAACCTACCCTGGCCTGGCTGGAACCTCAACTTGGTTCCACAAAGCTCCATGGAGTTCACAGAGACACCAGCCAACTGAGGTGGGCAGGGAGAAAAGTGGCTTGAGCCCAGCTCTACAACTACCTCCATCCACTTGCACACCTTTGTTTCTGAAAGGGACTGTTCACACTTCTATGCCTTTGCCCGTGATGTTCCTTCATCCTGCAGAGCCCCCACCTGTCACACAAATCCTCTGTTCACCTGGATACTACACACTCCACTGTCAGGATTCAACAAAGATCACCTCCTccgtgaagccttccctgatgctCCCCTTTGTGTCCCCATAGTGCCCTGCACAGACTTAGACCCCAAACTCATGTCTCTTTAGAGCCCAGTTTCCCAAACTTGGTAGTGAACAAAATTACCtacagatttatttataaaacaaaatacagatttctggacCCAAGGCTTTTTGATAAAGGTTTGGGGAAGATGAGGCTGTGGGTGAGTGAGCACTTTGCCACAGGAAGCCAATGCATGTGGTCCACCAATTGGCTGTCATACACTTACTCACTTATCGGTCTACCTCCCACATTGGACAGTGACCATCCGTAGGGCAGGGCCTCTTTGAAACATAGCAGGGGCACAGGAAAAGTGTAAGTTGGAAAggagggagacacacacacacaatgtgagagCCGAGACAAGGGGGCCTATGCCAGGGACAGGCCGGGGTCACGAGGCCACTCCGTTCACAGCTCCCTTCCCTCAACCACTTAGCAGCCTGCCCGGCGATGCCCCAAGTGATACATCgctcttctcatttctcttttgtttaaaaaatcaatacacCGTTTATGTAGGTCACAGTGTCAGATCAGAAACCTGTACTTTAGAAACCACAATTTTtgtgccatttttattttccataattgtTTTCCTGTGTTCCCTCTTCGTCAGGAGAGACAGGCCTTTGAAAATGCCACTGTCTGCTCGGCTGAGGGGAACCAGGCGAGGGTTTTTAGGGGGGACAGGAAAAGAGGAGGTAGGAGTTGACAGGCTAGTTGA
The Rhinolophus ferrumequinum isolate MPI-CBG mRhiFer1 chromosome 9, mRhiFer1_v1.p, whole genome shotgun sequence genome window above contains:
- the C1QC gene encoding complement C1q subcomponent subunit C; the protein is MDRGSSSWPLLGLNLLLLLLILPFGGQANAECYGIPGMPGLPGAPGKDGHDGLQGPKGEPGIPAIPGTRGPKGQKGEAGTPGSPGKNGPTGASGIPGIPGPTGPPGEPGEEGRYKQKHQSVFTVTRQTVQYPEPGNLVKFNTVITNPQGDYNMSTGKFTCKVPGLYYFVHHTSQTANLCVLLYRSGVKVTTFCDHMSSSKQVSSGGVLLRLRESEQVWLAVNDYNGMVGTEGSDSVFSGFLLFPD